In Eupeodes corollae chromosome 3, idEupCoro1.1, whole genome shotgun sequence, a single genomic region encodes these proteins:
- the LOC129951322 gene encoding uncharacterized protein LOC129951322: MKELGLAIVLGILLVPTIQATTDIFDFSNLDWSKFRFFRNLPSQNPATAPYANPVLEHFQKKKAVLDYLDRLLLGNSLLGPPTPIEFHPNYGKAWRPYFEHHYGRRAERLIELLGSGASVDKLKYHGVLPQDFGSYH, encoded by the exons ATGAAGGAACTAGGATTGGCAATTGTTTTG GGCATTTTATTGGTTCCAACCATTCAAGCTACTACGgatatttttgacttttcaaaTCTAGATTGGAGTAAATTTCGGTTCTTCAGGAATCTACCATCACAAAATCCAGCAACAGCTCCCTATGCTAATCCGGTTTTggaacattttcaaaagaaaaaagcgGTTCTAGATTATTTGGATAGACTTTTGCTGGGGAATTCCCTTCTCGGACCACCAACGCCAATTGAATTCCATCCCAACTATGGTAAGGCATGGCGGCCTTACTTTGAGCACCATTACGGTCGTAGGGCTGAAAGACTGATTGAACTTCTAGGAAGTGGAGCATCAGTGGATAAACTAAAATACCATGGAGTTTTACCACAGGACTTTGGTTCATATCATTAG
- the LOC129951323 gene encoding U6 snRNA-associated Sm-like protein LSm6, giving the protein MSRKEALSQFINQIHGRPVVVKLNSGVDYRGVLACLDGYMNIALDQTEEYLNGQLKNKYGDAFIRGNNVLYISTQKRRVN; this is encoded by the exons atgtcCCGCAAAGAAGCTCTTTCACAATTCATTAATCAAATCCACGGCCGTCCGGTTGTGGTGAAACTAAACTCTGGAGTGGATTACAGAG GAGTTTTGGCGTGCCTAGACGGATACATGAACATAGCTCTCGATCAAACCGAAGAATATCTCAATGGACAGTTAAAGAATAAATACGGAGATGCATTTATTCGTGGTAACAACGTTCTTTACATTTCAACACAAAAGAGAAgagttaattaa
- the LOC129950989 gene encoding uncharacterized protein LOC129950989: MAKYISKLLFPMLLLFICIVQLTSSTVQPRAPNFQYFERPKYRYPYYDENGKGKLLYGYGGPELYQYKTYTPLEGIH; encoded by the exons atggctaaatacatttcaaaattgttatttcCC ATGCTTCTTCTTTTCATCTGCATTGTTCAATTAACATCATCTACTGTACAACCAAGAGCACCAAATTTCCAATATTTTGAAAG gCCAAAATATCGATACCCTTATTATGATGAAAATGGCAAAGGAAAGTTACTTTATGGTTATGGAGGTCCCGAACTCTATCAATATAAAACATACACACCGTTAGAAGGAATTCATTGA